The Treponema medium genome has a window encoding:
- the csm4 gene encoding type III-A CRISPR-associated RAMP protein Csm4, protein MELYKQTLRLESSLVTSLKGDTIWGHIAWGIAVHEGEQAITAFLEEAKRAPNLIVSSAFPAGYLCKPYPAPRKRTEMLSLTKYADIKKQKKQRYAVASEYLSGTTHPLMAGASKPESHTVKQPYFTSDTRMHNSIDRYSSTVMEGNLYTATELWASHSFFDMYILSSFSPERLTQLLTWAFENGYGADASIGKGKISLSGTLESVKPHTNSSRYMALAPFVVPDAAGITELCAELFLRTGKIGGAFASSLSPYKKTVLLYDEGAVFTSATPIQYIGALLQNVHTDPRICQAAFAPVIPITDSIA, encoded by the coding sequence ATGGAGCTGTATAAACAGACACTAAGGCTTGAGTCTTCTTTGGTTACCAGTCTTAAAGGCGACACAATATGGGGGCATATCGCCTGGGGAATCGCGGTGCATGAGGGGGAGCAGGCTATAACGGCTTTTTTGGAAGAAGCAAAACGAGCGCCGAATCTTATTGTCTCATCAGCATTTCCCGCGGGGTACTTGTGCAAACCCTATCCTGCACCGCGGAAGCGGACGGAAATGCTTTCACTGACAAAGTATGCGGATATAAAAAAGCAAAAAAAACAACGGTATGCTGTTGCCTCTGAATATCTTTCCGGTACCACACATCCGCTTATGGCTGGAGCATCCAAGCCGGAGTCTCATACGGTCAAGCAGCCGTATTTTACCAGCGATACACGTATGCATAATAGCATCGACCGCTACAGTAGTACCGTTATGGAAGGAAATCTCTACACAGCAACCGAACTATGGGCATCGCATTCGTTCTTTGATATGTATATTCTTTCATCTTTTTCACCTGAGCGGCTCACACAACTGTTAACATGGGCATTTGAAAACGGATATGGAGCGGACGCTTCTATTGGGAAGGGGAAAATATCACTGAGCGGCACTCTTGAATCGGTGAAGCCTCATACCAACAGCAGCCGATATATGGCGCTTGCCCCCTTTGTGGTGCCGGATGCAGCCGGTATTACAGAACTGTGTGCAGAACTCTTTTTACGTACCGGTAAAATCGGCGGCGCTTTTGCATCTTCACTGAGTCCTTACAAAAAGACAGTGCTGCTGTACGATGAAGGAGCGGTGTTTACCTCTGCTACACCGATTCAGTATATCGGAGCTTTACTGCAGAACGTGCATACTGATCCCCGTATTTGTCAAGCAGCCTTTGCCCCGGTTATTCCTATTACTGATTCCATTGCCTAA
- the csm3 gene encoding type III-A CRISPR-associated RAMP protein Csm3, translating to MKQIAQKKLTGLIIVKTGLHIGAGNDKVEIGGMDNPIIRNPMTREPYIPGSSLKGKMRALLEWQFNKVTPNDGKPCSCGSSTCEICRVFGSANSKKNNDDAKKRGPTRLIVRDAVLHEDDAEKFKNGKPIIEEKSENSLNRITAAANPRPIERVVPGIRFRFELVYRVIDDGDSGKRDEEYFKTVVCKGLQLLENDYLGGGGSRGNGRIVFAELQDESGNSVDIYADSRKN from the coding sequence ATGAAACAGATTGCGCAAAAAAAATTGACAGGATTAATCATTGTAAAAACCGGTCTACATATTGGCGCCGGCAACGATAAGGTTGAAATAGGGGGGATGGATAACCCGATTATCAGAAATCCAATGACACGTGAGCCGTATATTCCCGGTTCATCATTAAAGGGAAAAATGCGGGCGCTGCTCGAATGGCAGTTTAATAAAGTAACGCCGAATGATGGAAAACCTTGTAGTTGCGGTTCGTCTACCTGTGAGATATGCCGCGTATTTGGAAGTGCAAATAGCAAAAAAAATAATGACGATGCAAAAAAGCGCGGTCCGACCCGCTTAATTGTCCGTGATGCAGTGCTGCATGAAGACGATGCAGAAAAATTCAAAAACGGTAAGCCGATTATCGAAGAAAAAAGTGAAAATAGTTTGAACCGTATTACTGCAGCAGCTAATCCTCGCCCGATTGAACGGGTAGTCCCGGGTATCCGATTCCGGTTTGAGCTGGTCTATCGAGTTATTGACGACGGCGATAGCGGAAAACGAGATGAAGAGTATTTTAAAACAGTCGTATGCAAGGGCTTACAGCTGTTGGAAAACGATTATCTTGGCGGAGGCGGTTCTCGCGGTAACGGCAGAATCGTATTTGCTGAACTGCAAGACGAAAGCGGAAATAGCGTTGATATCTATGCGGATAGCCGTAAAAACTAA
- the csm2 gene encoding type III-A CRISPR-associated protein Csm2 yields the protein MAKGYGAYPNQYDKNKPIDPIPEKVSIKTFYKTADNNTADKVIRSDLFDAVAEKIAVSFGNKKDGVSYTQLRRMYDEAKRFEQLLDADEKNWEKELPYIKMMKSKIRYAVARAVKDKGKYVEDYYKNFASFISDCIDLIHDEQDYRVFISLFEAVCGFYYENAPKN from the coding sequence ATGGCAAAAGGTTATGGAGCCTATCCAAATCAATATGATAAGAATAAACCGATTGATCCTATTCCGGAAAAGGTCTCTATCAAAACATTTTATAAAACTGCGGATAACAACACTGCTGATAAAGTGATTCGGTCTGATTTATTTGACGCTGTGGCTGAGAAAATAGCAGTTTCTTTTGGTAATAAAAAAGATGGCGTATCATATACACAATTACGCCGTATGTATGACGAAGCAAAACGGTTTGAACAGTTATTGGATGCAGATGAAAAAAATTGGGAAAAAGAACTGCCGTATATCAAAATGATGAAGTCAAAAATACGCTATGCTGTTGCCCGTGCAGTGAAAGACAAGGGAAAATATGTTGAGGACTATTATAAAAACTTCGCATCCTTTATCAGTGATTGCATCGATTTAATACACGATGAGCAGGACTACCGCGTATTTATTTCATTATTCGAAGCGGTTTGCGGTTTCTATTATGAAAACGCCCCTAAAAACTAG
- the cas10 gene encoding type III-A CRISPR-associated protein Cas10/Csm1, translating to MKYVAIVFLDSLENRLHNGKKGLMKYMSDQFKEVVLAAWLYNAGSVELLGAIQDCLPPELDAGVVITLASQQTVPEDTSLAFTQQLIAYSCRLSLGLSDSKINPEAVSKQQSHRGEERAVPLINILTTLHLSEKGAPVKAFNRLQPLEEAAILPSTSAKATQEEYKQHWTQFRADFKKLKGLSFRQFLPALVSLLEQYWWCIPASDQDEQDISLFQHAKLTAAFAAALYRYHTETGACTENALYDTAAKKFRLINGDMSGIQKYIFDLQIPKNNAKLLRARSFQLWALSEVCADYIIEDFALTSANIITTAGGKFLLLVHNTDKTLRHIEALQEHLETYFLKEFAGKLFFILSNGVELSALDIDKEHILRSINEVGYNAEECKQRKMQKALTKHGAVLSSLYDDLQKNGECAFCGVHPASGLDGDRPICKHCDSLKKIGERLVKTGGVVFHSDRLKDMASFEQLVEVSHEKQQRNTDAQSVTYIINKFQAGLPRINLPYTAPKEKDGTIKMFEDIVKDSAGNRKLAMFKADIDNLGLVFTSSLGARMSLARYAEMSRILHYFFSTYYAYFVEQHPYYNNKIYTVFSGGDDLCVLGAWDVVLHFAYDFRQELQKLTNNNPSVTLSGGLVLAFPSLPVRNIAETAEEQLELSKDFNGDRAVQVGLVTKNAVTVFDTSVSWEDFHTYLGYGEQLAQYMNDEKLGTAPVYKLIGFANREKQVRNGNVREMVWRSNFRYTVARTIKDENATLKNLFLSFGTADSILKARIAASYALYANRKSTEEGV from the coding sequence GTGAAATATGTTGCGATAGTTTTTCTTGACAGCTTAGAGAATCGGCTCCATAATGGAAAGAAAGGGTTAATGAAATATATGAGCGATCAGTTTAAAGAAGTAGTATTAGCTGCATGGTTGTATAATGCCGGATCGGTAGAGCTTTTAGGAGCAATACAGGATTGTTTACCGCCGGAATTGGATGCCGGTGTGGTTATTACATTAGCATCACAACAGACTGTACCGGAAGATACATCTCTCGCATTTACTCAGCAGCTGATTGCGTACAGCTGCCGATTAAGTTTGGGACTGTCTGATTCCAAAATAAATCCGGAAGCTGTTTCAAAACAGCAATCCCATCGAGGTGAGGAACGGGCTGTTCCATTGATTAATATCCTTACTACTTTGCATCTGAGCGAAAAAGGGGCACCGGTGAAAGCCTTTAATAGGCTGCAGCCATTAGAAGAAGCTGCAATCTTACCATCAACATCAGCGAAAGCTACTCAGGAAGAATATAAACAACACTGGACACAATTCCGTGCCGATTTTAAAAAGCTAAAAGGACTGTCATTTCGGCAGTTTTTACCGGCACTTGTGTCTCTGTTAGAACAATACTGGTGGTGTATTCCAGCCTCGGATCAGGATGAACAAGATATTAGCCTTTTTCAGCATGCAAAATTGACGGCTGCCTTTGCTGCAGCGCTCTATCGCTATCATACTGAAACCGGAGCCTGCACTGAAAATGCTCTTTATGATACCGCTGCTAAAAAATTTCGGCTTATCAATGGCGATATGTCCGGTATTCAAAAATATATTTTCGATTTACAAATACCAAAAAATAATGCAAAACTGTTACGTGCACGCAGTTTTCAGCTTTGGGCGCTGAGCGAAGTATGTGCAGACTATATAATAGAAGATTTTGCATTGACAAGTGCTAATATCATCACGACTGCGGGCGGAAAATTCCTGTTATTAGTGCATAACACCGATAAAACGCTGAGGCATATCGAAGCATTACAAGAACATTTGGAAACCTATTTTTTAAAAGAATTTGCCGGTAAGCTGTTTTTTATTCTTTCAAATGGGGTTGAACTTTCAGCATTGGATATAGATAAGGAGCATATCCTCCGCAGTATTAACGAAGTAGGCTACAATGCCGAAGAGTGCAAACAGCGTAAAATGCAAAAAGCGCTCACAAAACATGGGGCTGTGCTGAGTTCCCTGTATGATGATCTACAGAAAAACGGTGAATGTGCTTTTTGCGGTGTGCATCCTGCATCCGGTCTTGACGGTGATAGACCAATATGTAAGCACTGTGATAGCTTAAAAAAGATCGGGGAACGCTTAGTAAAAACCGGCGGGGTTGTTTTTCATAGTGACCGATTAAAAGATATGGCATCATTTGAACAATTAGTTGAAGTGTCACACGAAAAACAGCAGCGTAATACCGATGCGCAGAGTGTAACGTATATTATCAATAAATTTCAGGCTGGCTTACCCCGTATCAACTTACCGTATACCGCACCAAAAGAAAAAGACGGTACGATTAAAATGTTTGAGGATATCGTGAAAGATTCCGCCGGGAATCGGAAGCTTGCAATGTTTAAAGCTGACATTGATAATCTCGGTCTGGTTTTTACCTCATCGCTTGGAGCACGTATGTCGCTTGCCCGCTATGCGGAAATGAGCCGTATCTTGCATTATTTTTTCTCTACCTACTATGCGTATTTCGTCGAACAACATCCTTATTATAACAATAAAATTTATACCGTCTTTTCAGGCGGTGATGACCTCTGTGTACTCGGTGCATGGGATGTTGTTTTACATTTTGCCTACGATTTCCGGCAGGAGCTGCAAAAACTTACGAATAATAATCCCTCCGTTACCCTTTCAGGAGGACTGGTATTGGCTTTCCCTTCGCTACCTGTACGGAATATTGCCGAAACAGCGGAAGAACAGCTGGAATTATCAAAAGACTTTAACGGCGATCGGGCAGTACAGGTTGGTCTTGTAACGAAAAATGCCGTTACCGTTTTTGATACTTCCGTTTCATGGGAAGACTTCCATACCTATCTCGGTTATGGAGAACAGCTGGCACAATACATGAATGATGAGAAACTTGGTACAGCTCCTGTGTATAAACTCATCGGTTTTGCAAATCGGGAAAAACAAGTGCGGAACGGCAATGTCCGCGAAATGGTTTGGCGGAGTAACTTTCGCTATACCGTTGCCCGCACCATTAAGGATGAAAACGCTACACTCAAAAATCTCTTTTTATCATTCGGTACTGCCGATTCGATATTAAAAGCACGGATAGCGGCAAGCTATGCGTTGTATGCAAACAGAAAATCTACTGAAGAAGGAGTATAA
- the cas2 gene encoding CRISPR-associated endonuclease Cas2, translated as MQEERYWLIAYDIRHPRRLARVAKCISSYAWRLQKSIFEAHITADTMAQLEKRLNAIIRDDDTILILPICACDRGKRKICGLAGSSDPMQDSCMML; from the coding sequence ATGCAAGAAGAACGCTACTGGCTTATTGCGTATGATATTCGCCATCCTCGCCGTTTAGCTCGTGTTGCAAAGTGTATCTCATCCTATGCGTGGCGGTTGCAAAAGTCAATATTTGAAGCGCATATAACAGCAGATACGATGGCTCAACTAGAAAAACGGCTCAACGCTATTATCCGTGATGATGATACGATTCTGATTCTCCCCATCTGTGCCTGTGATAGGGGAAAACGGAAAATCTGCGGCTTGGCAGGTTCAAGTGATCCAATGCAGGACTCGTGTATGATGTTATAG
- the cas2 gene encoding CRISPR-associated endonuclease Cas2: protein MIYYIAYDISDTDARTKTAQLLENIGTRIQHSLFSCELVPAHLDDVFDQLSALIDPECDSLHIYPVCHTCVQGIKVLGKPPCPLEIPYFML, encoded by the coding sequence ATGATCTACTATATTGCGTACGATATTAGTGATACCGATGCACGCACTAAAACGGCACAGCTGCTCGAAAATATCGGTACCCGTATACAGCACTCTCTCTTTTCTTGTGAGCTTGTTCCTGCCCACTTAGACGATGTGTTTGACCAGCTCTCTGCGCTTATCGATCCGGAATGCGACAGTCTTCATATTTATCCGGTATGCCACACTTGTGTACAAGGGATAAAGGTATTGGGAAAACCCCCGTGTCCGTTGGAAATCCCGTATTTCATGCTCTAA
- the cas1 gene encoding CRISPR-associated endonuclease Cas1 yields the protein MSDVYILSNVGKLGKRDETLIFSKPDGTTQVLFPFKVEQLMLIGKVSISGDALRMLSKYRIPVSFISTNGYFNARLVYANNKNVFLRQQQYRLMDNPAQTLQVAKGIVIGKIKNQLSFMQRIKRKTTEVDAEIQTAITRIKQLIEKAEAITSLESLRGIEGNASKWYFSVFRYNIKPLWAEFPNRTKNPPRSNVNAVLSFLYTVLTTKIHTVLETQGLDPMVGTLHANAYGAAALAFDLVEELRTAIADTLCCALFNLGMLKPEDFECADFSPDSSDYPCELEQSEQKITEAVLLTEEGLKKVIAAFQEKMNKLAFSGGKKKRISYNELIFKQITVYKNMLNGQQPYTPYYFK from the coding sequence ATGTCAGATGTGTATATTTTGTCCAATGTAGGAAAGCTCGGAAAACGGGATGAAACGCTCATCTTTTCCAAGCCGGACGGCACAACACAAGTATTATTCCCTTTTAAGGTGGAACAGCTTATGCTCATCGGTAAAGTTTCGATAAGCGGCGATGCGTTGAGGATGCTTTCGAAATATAGAATACCGGTGAGTTTTATTTCTACCAATGGCTATTTTAATGCGCGGCTTGTCTATGCAAATAACAAAAATGTGTTTTTGCGGCAACAGCAATATCGGCTCATGGATAATCCGGCACAAACGCTGCAGGTCGCAAAGGGGATTGTTATCGGTAAAATAAAAAATCAACTGTCTTTTATGCAGCGTATTAAAAGAAAAACAACAGAAGTAGATGCAGAAATACAAACGGCTATTACAAGGATCAAACAGCTTATCGAAAAAGCCGAAGCCATAACCTCTCTTGAATCATTACGCGGTATTGAAGGAAATGCGTCAAAGTGGTATTTCAGTGTATTTCGATATAATATTAAGCCTTTATGGGCAGAATTTCCAAACCGTACTAAAAATCCGCCTCGATCCAACGTCAATGCTGTATTAAGTTTTCTGTATACTGTTTTAACAACAAAAATACACACTGTTTTAGAAACTCAAGGACTGGATCCGATGGTGGGAACACTGCATGCCAATGCATACGGAGCAGCTGCATTGGCGTTCGACCTTGTGGAAGAATTACGGACAGCTATTGCAGATACGCTCTGTTGTGCACTATTTAATCTCGGTATGCTCAAACCGGAAGATTTTGAATGTGCTGACTTTTCTCCCGATAGCTCCGATTACCCCTGTGAATTAGAACAAAGTGAGCAAAAGATTACCGAAGCGGTGCTCCTTACAGAAGAGGGATTAAAAAAAGTCATTGCTGCTTTTCAAGAAAAGATGAATAAGCTCGCTTTTTCAGGAGGTAAGAAAAAAAGAATATCGTATAACGAACTGATTTTTAAGCAAATTACCGTATACAAAAATATGCTGAACGGTCAGCAGCCGTATACACCGTACTATTTCAAATGA
- a CDS encoding McrB family protein: MNEYEQFKYLLEYFVTHLEWLANKDITFPGYTAYLKHLITQNNFYATGQGYKGDNIQKQIEDWDTYTEGHVYINIQPNFGNYKTRKSYLTWQGTGLNVIADWQNTKHIVSLRLEEYQYWTKEKNRIDLEACHTLTELGLFDGKPPNETLKQFFNKYADLIIDWNEQEKRSNEMEQIKPYIELLKANKNIILTGAPGTGKTYLAKRIAMAIIDVNSDEELEKSNQYAFVQFHPSYDYTDFIEGLRPKSDGNNNIGFELKNGIFKAFCKRAIENFDNSKKSLEELQKEQLLSDSLAAFIENIDSEISQYGEFKLYGISGNICAPIVSINDDSFTTKSKNGNALTTSLKTILSKYEKYKQYQNITWTAKDVSEKLDITYHHTYFFAFLKAFDNFCQEHKISQATNTIISTEKKDFVFIIDEINRGEISKIFGELFFSIDPGYRGKKGSVKTQYANLHIDEEDLYVPENVYIIGSMNDIDRSVETFDFAMRRRFTWCEVTAADSAQNMQLSDKTKHKLSNLNEQISNTEGLSDAYQIGGAYFLDSNGIERRDYTDIWNYRLEPLLKEYLRGLPDSDQKLEAMKEAFNKE, encoded by the coding sequence ATGAATGAATATGAACAATTTAAATATCTTTTAGAATATTTTGTAACGCATCTTGAATGGCTCGCCAATAAAGATATAACGTTTCCTGGCTATACGGCATATCTCAAACATCTGATAACGCAAAATAATTTTTATGCTACGGGTCAAGGGTATAAAGGTGACAATATTCAAAAGCAAATAGAGGATTGGGATACCTATACTGAGGGGCATGTTTATATTAATATACAACCTAATTTTGGCAATTACAAAACGCGGAAATCTTATCTCACTTGGCAGGGTACCGGTTTAAATGTGATTGCTGATTGGCAGAATACTAAGCATATAGTTTCGCTTCGATTAGAAGAATACCAATATTGGACAAAAGAGAAAAACAGAATCGACTTAGAAGCATGCCATACGCTAACTGAACTGGGGCTTTTTGACGGAAAGCCTCCTAATGAAACATTAAAGCAATTTTTTAATAAATATGCAGACCTTATTATTGATTGGAATGAGCAGGAAAAAAGGAGTAATGAAATGGAACAAATAAAACCTTATATTGAACTACTAAAAGCGAACAAAAATATTATTCTGACCGGCGCCCCCGGTACGGGTAAAACATATTTAGCTAAACGAATTGCTATGGCAATCATCGATGTGAACAGTGACGAAGAACTGGAAAAAAGCAATCAGTATGCTTTCGTTCAATTTCATCCTTCATACGATTATACCGATTTTATTGAAGGACTACGTCCTAAGTCCGATGGAAATAACAACATAGGTTTTGAACTGAAAAACGGAATATTTAAGGCCTTTTGTAAAAGGGCTATTGAAAATTTCGATAACAGCAAAAAATCACTTGAAGAATTGCAAAAAGAACAGTTGCTTTCCGACAGCCTTGCTGCTTTTATTGAAAATATAGACAGTGAGATTAGTCAGTACGGTGAATTTAAATTGTACGGGATTAGCGGAAATATTTGTGCTCCGATTGTGAGTATTAATGATGATAGTTTTACAACAAAATCAAAAAATGGTAATGCACTTACTACATCATTAAAAACAATACTAAGCAAATATGAAAAATATAAGCAATATCAAAATATTACGTGGACTGCTAAAGATGTTAGCGAAAAATTGGACATAACATATCATCATACGTATTTTTTTGCATTTTTAAAAGCTTTTGATAATTTTTGCCAAGAGCACAAAATCAGTCAGGCAACAAATACTATCATATCCACCGAAAAAAAAGACTTTGTGTTTATTATTGATGAAATCAATAGAGGTGAAATTTCAAAAATATTCGGAGAACTTTTCTTTTCAATAGATCCGGGCTATCGCGGTAAGAAAGGTTCGGTAAAGACCCAGTATGCTAATTTGCATATAGACGAAGAAGATCTTTATGTACCGGAAAACGTATATATCATAGGCTCAATGAACGATATAGATCGCAGTGTCGAAACATTCGATTTCGCAATGCGGAGACGCTTTACATGGTGTGAAGTTACCGCAGCAGACAGTGCCCAAAATATGCAGCTGTCGGATAAAACAAAGCATAAACTATCCAATTTAAACGAGCAAATTTCCAACACTGAAGGATTAAGCGATGCATATCAGATAGGGGGTGCTTACTTTCTTGATTCAAACGGTATCGAACGGCGTGATTATACCGATATATGGAACTATCGGCTAGAGCCTCTTTTAAAAGAATATCTACGAGGGTTGCCAGATAGTGATCAAAAACTTGAAGCAATGAAAGAAGCCTTTAATAAAGAATAA
- a CDS encoding McrC family protein — translation MRTTDNNGGKLITELFDEQDKTDINDLAYIANRTLAVLQEENPDLLIFPHSLGHYHDDIESSSVFDMGEETITTHNIMGFVGRNTSRITITSRFAKNDQHDYFLHYMLQKVLSIYLLNFDQTRDKENIWNFLLYLFPYYLKKAYSQGLYKAYKRQPYNDINLKGALDIQQHIHSNIPFTGKIAYIMRERSVDNPVTQLIRHTIEVIKNNPRANSILTRDSETLDIVRHIIFTTQHSYNKHARQKIISLNMRYIAHPYYTEYTMLQKICLKILRHENITFGNKKDKIYGLVFDGAWLWEEYLNTILHEIFIHPENKTRKHRCYLFEHNGSPFQAIYPDFISKNKPKIVGDAKYIPLDNQKEYSAESQKAVSIYYKTISYMYRFNAMKGIILFPTKTEKNFYEDYTIIDTNGILKKIGLAIPQSAHTFADFIKIMHQNEQDLLKNLLLWRQE, via the coding sequence ATGCGCACAACTGATAATAACGGCGGAAAACTCATTACGGAACTCTTTGATGAGCAAGATAAAACCGATATCAATGATTTAGCATATATTGCAAATCGTACTTTGGCTGTTTTACAAGAGGAAAATCCGGACTTGCTCATTTTTCCTCATTCATTAGGACACTACCATGACGACATTGAGAGTAGCTCTGTTTTTGATATGGGTGAAGAAACCATTACAACACACAACATAATGGGGTTTGTCGGACGAAATACAAGCCGAATAACTATTACATCCCGTTTTGCAAAAAATGATCAACATGATTATTTTCTACATTATATGCTGCAAAAAGTTCTTTCTATCTATCTTTTAAATTTTGACCAGACGCGCGATAAAGAAAATATTTGGAATTTTTTACTATATCTATTTCCCTATTATTTAAAAAAAGCTTATTCGCAAGGTTTGTACAAAGCGTATAAACGACAACCGTACAACGATATAAATCTAAAAGGAGCGCTTGATATTCAACAGCATATTCACAGCAATATTCCGTTTACCGGAAAGATTGCTTATATAATGCGAGAAAGGAGTGTTGATAATCCTGTCACGCAACTTATTAGGCATACGATTGAAGTTATTAAAAACAACCCACGCGCGAACAGTATTTTAACACGTGATAGCGAGACTTTAGATATTGTCAGACACATTATTTTTACAACACAACACTCATATAACAAACATGCACGACAAAAAATAATCTCGCTTAATATGCGATATATTGCACATCCGTATTATACCGAATATACGATGTTACAAAAAATATGTTTGAAAATTCTCCGGCATGAGAATATAACATTCGGTAATAAAAAAGATAAAATCTATGGGCTGGTATTTGATGGCGCATGGCTTTGGGAGGAGTATTTAAATACAATTCTCCATGAAATATTTATTCACCCCGAAAATAAAACAAGAAAACATCGTTGTTATCTTTTTGAACACAATGGTTCGCCATTTCAAGCAATTTATCCGGATTTTATCAGTAAGAATAAACCGAAAATAGTTGGTGATGCAAAATATATACCGCTTGATAATCAAAAAGAATATTCCGCTGAATCTCAAAAAGCGGTCAGTATATATTATAAAACGATCAGCTATATGTATCGTTTTAATGCAATGAAAGGAATAATACTATTTCCGACTAAAACAGAAAAAAATTTTTATGAAGACTATACTATTATAGACACAAATGGAATACTAAAAAAGATAGGACTTGCTATTCCTCAATCAGCGCATACTTTTGCAGATTTTATTAAAATAATGCACCAAAATGAGCAGGACTTATTGAAAAATCTATTACTTTGGAGGCAGGAGTGA
- the csx2 gene encoding TIGR02221 family CRISPR-associated protein yields the protein MARKFISFLGTGKYEKCHYILQDKKIENVKFVQEALLQIKCSQFTKADGIFFLLTEKARQTHWIHNETGEKNLEEIINNLYPDKTSSPTIQAVSIPDGKNEAEIWQLFQTITSLLKAEDSVIFDITHGFRSLPMLAFAALNYTAFLKQITIEGIYYGAYEARIEDTAPIFDLTEFYALMQWASAADSFVNYGYADKLSNLINESASKHIGSKAASSRLKEVIDNLNTVRGKNIMEGTAFKKCLQQIEKIETDTARSSAHPAFQPLFEQIKDVFSPFKENHPHSFLDAARFHLQHGREQQAITLLQEGLLTALIHHTDLDYSDRTIRITTARLIQKKREKK from the coding sequence ATGGCGCGTAAATTTATTTCGTTTCTCGGCACCGGTAAATATGAAAAATGTCATTATATATTACAAGATAAAAAAATTGAAAATGTAAAATTTGTCCAAGAAGCATTGCTGCAAATAAAATGCTCTCAGTTTACAAAAGCGGATGGCATTTTCTTTCTTTTAACTGAAAAAGCACGCCAAACACATTGGATACACAACGAAACCGGTGAAAAAAATTTGGAAGAAATCATAAATAATCTATATCCAGATAAAACTTCTAGCCCAACCATACAAGCAGTTTCCATTCCAGACGGAAAAAATGAAGCGGAAATTTGGCAGCTTTTCCAAACAATCACGTCACTTTTGAAAGCAGAGGATTCTGTTATTTTTGATATAACGCATGGCTTCCGCTCCCTTCCCATGTTGGCTTTTGCTGCACTCAATTACACAGCATTTTTAAAACAGATCACAATCGAAGGTATTTATTACGGCGCGTATGAAGCACGAATCGAAGATACCGCGCCGATTTTTGATCTCACTGAATTTTATGCCTTAATGCAATGGGCTAGTGCTGCGGATTCATTTGTCAATTACGGGTATGCCGATAAGTTATCAAATTTAATCAACGAAAGTGCATCTAAGCATATAGGATCAAAAGCGGCAAGCTCAAGATTAAAAGAGGTCATCGACAATCTTAATACCGTCCGTGGAAAAAATATAATGGAAGGAACTGCATTTAAAAAATGTCTGCAACAAATTGAAAAGATAGAAACTGACACGGCACGCTCTTCTGCTCACCCTGCATTTCAGCCTCTCTTTGAGCAAATCAAAGACGTATTCAGTCCTTTTAAAGAAAATCACCCCCATAGTTTTTTGGATGCAGCTCGATTCCATTTACAACACGGACGGGAACAACAAGCCATTACCCTCTTGCAGGAAGGACTGCTCACGGCACTGATCCATCACACAGACCTCGACTATTCAGATAGAACTATACGGATAACAACTGCCCGGCTGATACAAAAAAAACGAGAGAAAAAATGA